Proteins from a genomic interval of Polaribacter sp. Q13:
- a CDS encoding DUF58 domain-containing protein produces MQTKEILKKVRKIEIKTKRLSNDIFGGEYHSSFKGRGMTFSEVRQYQFGDDVRAIDWNVTARYNEPYIKVFEEERELTMMLLVDVSGSELFGTSTQFKKDTVTEIAATLAFSATQNNDKVGLILFSDDVELFIPPKKGKGHVLRIIRELIEFKPKSKKTNIAAALKFLSSVMKKRAIVFMLSDFMDDDYEKTLKIAANKHDLTGIRVFDKHDEEIPNLGMVPMLDSETGNVQLINTASKSVRTSYKANALRLTDYYINMFKRSGAGTVNTRVDENYVKKLLGYFKHKGR; encoded by the coding sequence TTGCAAACTAAGGAGATACTTAAAAAAGTTCGTAAAATAGAAATTAAGACAAAACGTTTGTCTAATGATATTTTTGGAGGTGAATACCATTCATCCTTCAAAGGACGTGGTATGACTTTTTCTGAAGTAAGACAATACCAATTTGGCGATGATGTTAGAGCAATTGACTGGAATGTTACCGCCCGTTATAACGAACCTTATATAAAGGTTTTTGAGGAAGAACGCGAGTTAACCATGATGCTTTTAGTCGATGTTTCTGGTTCTGAATTATTTGGTACATCCACACAGTTTAAAAAAGATACCGTAACAGAAATTGCTGCAACATTAGCTTTTTCTGCTACACAGAATAACGATAAAGTAGGTTTAATTTTATTTTCTGATGATGTAGAGCTTTTTATTCCTCCTAAAAAAGGAAAAGGGCATGTTTTAAGAATTATTAGAGAACTGATAGAATTTAAACCGAAAAGTAAAAAAACCAACATTGCTGCCGCTTTAAAATTTTTATCTAGTGTGATGAAAAAAAGAGCAATTGTTTTTATGTTATCCGATTTTATGGATGATGATTATGAAAAAACATTAAAAATTGCAGCTAATAAGCATGATTTAACAGGAATAAGAGTCTTTGACAAACATGATGAAGAAATTCCTAATTTAGGAATGGTACCTATGTTAGACTCAGAAACTGGCAATGTACAGTTGATAAATACGGCATCGAAATCTGTAAGAACAAGTTACAAAGCAAATGCTTTACGTTTGACTGATTATTATATAAACATGTTTAAAAGAAGCGGCGCAGGTACTGTTAACACCAGAGTTGATGAAAACTACGTAAAAAAATTATTAGGTTACTTTAAACATAAAGGAAGATAG
- a CDS encoding MoxR family ATPase has product MDVDVRAINEKIERESAFIDILTLEMNKVIVGQKQMIESLLIGLIGNGHILLEGVPGLAKTLAINTLSKAVQASFSRVQFTPDLLPADVVGTMIYNMKENNFEIKKGPIFANFVLADEINRAPAKVQSALLEAMQERQITIGDTTFKLDEPFLVMATQNPVEQEGTYPLPEAQVDRFMLKVVIDYPKLQDEQIIMRQNLSGGFAKVNPVVSVAQILRAREVANEVYMDEKIEKYILDIIFATRYPEKYNLPQLKDLISFGASPRGSINLAKAAKCYAFIKRRGYVIPEDVRAVVFDILRHRIGITYEAEAENVTSVDIINSIINEIEVP; this is encoded by the coding sequence ATGGATGTAGATGTAAGAGCTATTAATGAAAAAATAGAAAGAGAAAGTGCCTTTATAGATATTCTTACTTTAGAAATGAATAAAGTAATTGTTGGCCAAAAACAAATGATAGAAAGTTTGTTAATTGGTTTGATTGGAAACGGTCATATTTTGCTAGAAGGGGTTCCTGGATTAGCAAAAACATTAGCAATTAATACCTTATCTAAAGCGGTACAAGCTTCTTTTAGTAGAGTTCAGTTTACACCAGATTTACTACCTGCAGATGTTGTTGGAACCATGATTTACAACATGAAGGAAAACAATTTCGAAATTAAAAAAGGGCCTATTTTTGCAAACTTTGTATTAGCAGATGAGATTAACAGAGCACCTGCAAAAGTGCAATCTGCTTTATTAGAAGCAATGCAAGAGCGCCAGATTACTATTGGAGACACTACTTTTAAGTTAGACGAACCTTTCTTAGTAATGGCAACTCAAAACCCGGTAGAACAAGAAGGGACCTATCCTTTACCAGAAGCACAGGTTGATAGGTTTATGTTGAAGGTTGTTATTGACTACCCAAAATTACAAGACGAACAAATTATTATGCGTCAGAATTTATCTGGCGGATTTGCAAAAGTAAACCCTGTAGTTTCTGTAGCACAAATTCTAAGAGCAAGAGAAGTAGCTAACGAAGTGTATATGGATGAAAAAATTGAGAAATATATTCTTGATATCATCTTTGCAACTCGTTATCCAGAAAAATATAATTTACCACAATTAAAAGATTTAATCAGTTTCGGGGCATCTCCAAGGGGAAGTATCAACCTTGCAAAAGCAGCAAAATGTTATGCTTTTATCAAAAGAAGAGGGTATGTAATTCCAGAAGATGTTAGAGCGGTTGTTTTTGATATTTTACGTCACAGAATAGGTATTACGTATGAAGCGGAAGCAGAAAATGTAACCTCTGTAGATATTATCAACTCAATTATTAATGAGATTGAAGTGCCATAG
- a CDS encoding four helix bundle protein, with amino-acid sequence MYVFSFEKLKVWQEAIDFSVEVYIITKNFPTDEKYGITSQLKRASNSISANIAEGTSRITNKDKAHFSTIAFSSTMEVLNHIILCHKLQFINEEIYNDLRKRIYKISNMLNALRKAQLKPV; translated from the coding sequence ATGTATGTATTTTCATTTGAAAAACTAAAGGTTTGGCAAGAAGCTATAGACTTCTCTGTTGAGGTTTATATTATCACTAAAAACTTTCCTACCGATGAAAAATACGGAATTACAAGTCAATTAAAAAGAGCGTCAAATTCAATTTCAGCAAATATAGCAGAAGGTACATCTAGAATTACAAATAAAGACAAAGCACATTTTTCAACAATAGCATTTAGCTCAACAATGGAAGTTTTAAATCATATTATTTTATGTCATAAACTTCAATTTATAAACGAAGAAATTTATAATGACTTGCGTAAGAGAATTTATAAAATATCTAACATGTTAAACGCTTTACGCAAAGCACAATTAAAACCTGTGTAA
- a CDS encoding VWA domain-containing protein, which translates to MYRIEEPIYFSLLIIIPAMIVVFLLVLWWKKRTQKKFADLDLIQKLAPNSSTFKSVLKLVFLLLGITFLVIALVNPKMGTKLKTVKREGVDIVFALDVSKSMLAEDIAPNRLEKAKQIISKTIDKLGSDRVGIIIYAGNAYPLLPITTDHAAANMFLQNANPDMVSSQGTDINGALELAKTYYNNDDQTNRFLVIISDGEDHQEETKQVAQTLTNEGIKIYTIGVGTENGGPIPMRVNGSMIGYKKDNKGETVITKRMPDILEGIADAADGQYIDGNITEKPVSVIADIIANAEKSEFETKQFSDYKDQFQWFLAIGLLFLLIDIFLFDKKTKWLRKVDLFDEEKTKK; encoded by the coding sequence ATGTATCGTATAGAAGAACCAATTTATTTTTCCCTTTTAATAATCATTCCAGCAATGATTGTTGTTTTCTTGTTGGTTTTATGGTGGAAAAAAAGAACGCAAAAGAAATTCGCTGATTTAGATTTAATACAAAAATTAGCGCCAAATTCATCCACATTTAAATCCGTTTTAAAACTGGTATTTTTACTGTTAGGAATCACTTTTTTAGTAATAGCTTTAGTAAACCCAAAAATGGGAACCAAACTAAAAACGGTAAAAAGAGAAGGTGTAGATATCGTTTTTGCATTAGATGTATCTAAAAGTATGTTGGCAGAAGATATTGCGCCTAACAGATTAGAAAAAGCAAAACAAATCATTTCTAAAACGATAGACAAATTAGGCTCAGATAGAGTTGGTATTATTATTTATGCAGGAAATGCGTATCCTCTTTTACCAATAACCACAGATCATGCGGCAGCAAATATGTTTTTGCAAAACGCCAATCCAGATATGGTTTCTAGCCAAGGAACCGATATCAACGGAGCATTAGAACTAGCAAAAACATATTATAATAATGACGACCAAACCAACCGTTTTTTAGTCATTATTTCCGATGGGGAAGATCATCAAGAAGAAACTAAACAAGTAGCACAAACATTAACAAACGAAGGTATTAAAATCTACACCATTGGTGTGGGTACAGAAAATGGAGGACCAATACCAATGCGCGTAAATGGCTCTATGATTGGCTATAAAAAAGACAATAAAGGAGAAACAGTAATTACCAAGCGCATGCCAGACATTTTAGAAGGTATTGCAGATGCTGCAGACGGACAGTATATTGATGGTAATATAACAGAAAAGCCAGTTTCAGTAATTGCAGATATTATTGCAAATGCAGAAAAAAGCGAATTCGAAACCAAACAATTTTCCGATTACAAGGACCAATTTCAATGGTTTTTAGCAATTGGCTTACTATTCTTGCTTATTGATATTTTCTTATTTGATAAGAAAACAAAATGGTTACGAAAAGTAGATTTGTTTGATGAAGAAAAAACGAAGAAATAA
- a CDS encoding tetratricopeptide repeat protein — MKKLKYILIIFVLLFSSKEILAQQDSIALQRKARKLLRQGNELYNKNQFTDASVAYQKSLGDNANYDKASYNLGNAFYQNKNFKEAVPQYELTAKTAKDKFTKAEAYHNIGNAMMEQKQYQPAVDAYKNALRNNPNDDETRYNLAVAQKLLEKEKQDNKDKKNDKNKDKNKDNKDKDKDNKDKKDQNKDKKDGDNKDKKDDQDKGDKNKDKKQDPKKDEKKDQQKPKPQQGKMSPQQIKQLLESLNNEEKKTQKKMNAKKAKGKKVKQEKDW; from the coding sequence ATGAAAAAATTAAAATACATACTAATTATCTTTGTGCTTTTATTTTCATCAAAAGAAATTTTAGCACAACAAGATTCTATTGCCTTGCAACGAAAAGCTAGAAAGTTATTAAGACAAGGAAACGAATTGTACAATAAAAATCAATTTACAGACGCTTCTGTTGCCTACCAAAAATCTTTAGGAGACAATGCTAACTATGATAAAGCATCTTACAACTTAGGAAATGCTTTTTATCAAAATAAAAATTTTAAAGAAGCAGTACCACAATACGAATTAACAGCAAAAACGGCTAAAGACAAATTTACAAAGGCAGAAGCGTACCATAATATTGGTAACGCCATGATGGAACAAAAACAATATCAACCTGCTGTAGATGCTTATAAAAATGCTCTTAGAAATAACCCTAATGATGATGAAACTCGTTATAATTTAGCCGTTGCTCAAAAATTATTAGAAAAAGAAAAGCAAGATAATAAAGATAAGAAAAACGATAAAAATAAGGACAAAAATAAAGATAACAAGGATAAAGACAAAGATAACAAGGACAAAAAGGATCAAAATAAAGACAAGAAGGACGGAGATAACAAAGATAAGAAAGACGATCAAGACAAAGGAGATAAGAACAAAGACAAAAAGCAAGATCCTAAAAAGGACGAGAAAAAAGACCAACAAAAACCGAAGCCACAACAAGGTAAAATGTCTCCGCAACAAATAAAACAATTGCTAGAAAGCTTAAATAACGAGGAAAAGAAAACTCAAAAGAAGATGAATGCTAAAAAAGCAAAAGGCAAAAAAGTAAAACAAGAAAAAGATTGGTAG
- a CDS encoding glycosyltransferase family 2 protein — MKSETFSLKLHNNKFSIEDKKKSPINFKAIVTLAGSFVIMIGAAYAVYLLQDDFSKFNINRLNNNFGFLFFMLAAALFAFGAMTFLYDIYLYFKYKPIPSVSNEELPTVTVIVPAYNEGKQVWDTLKSLAKSDYPKEKLQLLSIDDGSKDDTWYWMQEAKRILGDQVTIMQQPKNMGKRHALYRGFNMGKGEIFVTVDSDSIVKEDTLRNLVSPLVTNKKCGAVAGNIQVLNNKKALLPKMLNVSFVMSFEFKRSAESSLNSVLCTPGALAAYRSTAVFACLPEWIDQKFMGKASDIGEDRALTNMILKQGYSVLFQKNAYAYTNVPEDYTGLYKMFIRWGRSNVRENIAMYKYVFTNFKEGSKFGSRLLFVTQSIKMIMSYPFLFFMMYFIFMHPVLFISSTLLSILITSTFPVLFYTKKYDLKEALWAYSYSILYTFGLFWITPYAIATAGKSGWLTRELAA, encoded by the coding sequence ATGAAATCTGAAACCTTTAGTTTAAAATTACATAATAATAAATTTTCTATAGAAGATAAAAAAAAATCTCCTATTAATTTTAAAGCTATTGTTACACTAGCAGGCTCATTTGTTATTATGATAGGAGCTGCCTATGCTGTTTATCTGTTACAAGATGATTTTTCTAAATTTAATATCAACAGACTAAACAACAACTTTGGTTTCCTTTTTTTTATGCTGGCCGCCGCTCTTTTTGCATTTGGAGCAATGACTTTTCTATATGATATATACCTATACTTTAAATACAAACCAATACCATCTGTAAGTAATGAAGAATTACCTACAGTTACCGTAATTGTACCAGCTTACAACGAAGGAAAACAAGTTTGGGATACTTTAAAAAGCTTAGCTAAAAGTGATTATCCAAAAGAAAAATTACAATTATTATCTATAGATGATGGTAGTAAAGATGATACTTGGTATTGGATGCAAGAAGCTAAAAGAATTTTAGGAGACCAAGTAACCATTATGCAACAACCTAAAAACATGGGCAAAAGACATGCTTTATACCGTGGTTTTAATATGGGTAAAGGAGAAATTTTTGTTACTGTTGATAGTGATTCTATCGTTAAAGAAGACACTCTTAGAAATTTAGTGAGTCCGTTAGTTACCAATAAAAAATGTGGAGCTGTTGCGGGTAATATTCAAGTACTGAATAATAAAAAAGCTTTATTACCAAAAATGCTAAATGTAAGTTTTGTAATGAGTTTCGAGTTTAAACGTTCTGCAGAAAGTAGTTTAAACTCCGTATTATGTACTCCTGGTGCTTTAGCCGCTTATAGATCAACTGCTGTTTTTGCTTGTTTACCAGAATGGATAGACCAAAAATTTATGGGAAAAGCTTCTGATATTGGAGAAGACAGAGCATTAACTAATATGATTTTAAAACAAGGTTACAGCGTGTTATTTCAAAAAAATGCATATGCCTATACCAATGTTCCTGAAGATTACACAGGCTTGTATAAAATGTTTATTAGATGGGGAAGAAGTAATGTTAGAGAAAACATAGCCATGTATAAATATGTATTTACAAACTTTAAAGAAGGTAGTAAATTCGGATCAAGATTGTTGTTTGTAACTCAGTCCATAAAAATGATTATGTCTTATCCCTTTTTATTTTTTATGATGTATTTTATTTTTATGCACCCTGTATTATTTATAAGCTCAACCTTATTAAGTATTTTAATTACATCAACATTTCCTGTATTATTTTATACTAAAAAATATGATTTAAAAGAAGCACTGTGGGCATATTCATACAGTATTTTATATACTTTTGGCTTATTCTGGATTACACCCTACGCAATTGCAACAGCTGGTAAAAGCGGATGGTTAACTCGTGAATTAGCTGCTTAA
- a CDS encoding VWA domain-containing protein codes for MNWSNFEFHSPEFLWLLILIPLVAVWHFFIRKKDTAVLTMPSIKGFNTDSLLSKLKPVLYLLRLLALAAIIVALARPRNVSVSKKTKTNKGIDIVMAIDVSASMLARDLKPNRLEALKKVAIDFVDRRPNDRIGIVVYAGESFTQTPITSDKGIVKRTISELKWGQLEGGTAIGMGLGSAVNRLKESTAKSKVIILLTDGVNNSGNIDPRTATELAKELGIKTYTIGIGTNGMADFPWSRDPRTGQLNFKKQQVEIDEDLLKEIATETQGKYFRATDNESLKEIYDEIDKLEKTKIEEFKYYNYQEKYRIFVFFGLGFLLLEYLLRNTIFKSFI; via the coding sequence ATGAATTGGAGTAATTTTGAATTTCATAGTCCCGAATTTTTATGGCTGCTCATATTAATTCCATTAGTAGCCGTTTGGCACTTTTTTATCCGTAAAAAAGATACCGCAGTCTTAACAATGCCAAGTATAAAAGGTTTTAATACAGATTCACTTTTATCTAAATTAAAACCCGTCTTATATCTTTTAAGATTACTAGCATTAGCTGCAATTATTGTTGCTTTAGCAAGACCTAGAAATGTTTCTGTTAGTAAAAAAACAAAGACCAATAAAGGGATAGATATTGTTATGGCAATTGATGTTTCTGCAAGTATGCTTGCCAGAGATTTAAAACCAAACAGACTAGAAGCTCTTAAAAAAGTAGCTATCGATTTTGTAGACAGAAGACCCAATGACAGAATAGGAATTGTAGTTTATGCAGGAGAAAGTTTTACCCAAACGCCAATTACAAGCGATAAAGGAATAGTAAAACGTACTATTTCTGAATTAAAATGGGGACAATTAGAAGGAGGAACTGCCATAGGAATGGGCTTAGGTTCTGCAGTAAACAGATTAAAAGAAAGCACTGCAAAAAGTAAGGTAATTATCTTATTAACGGATGGTGTAAATAACTCTGGAAATATAGATCCTAGAACAGCTACAGAATTAGCAAAAGAATTAGGAATTAAAACCTACACCATAGGAATCGGAACCAACGGAATGGCAGATTTTCCGTGGAGTAGAGATCCAAGAACCGGTCAATTAAACTTTAAAAAACAACAAGTAGAAATTGATGAAGATTTATTAAAAGAAATTGCCACAGAAACACAAGGAAAATATTTTAGAGCAACAGATAATGAATCTTTAAAAGAGATTTATGATGAAATTGACAAGCTCGAAAAAACGAAAATAGAGGAATTTAAGTATTACAATTATCAAGAAAAATATAGAATTTTTGTCTTTTTTGGATTAGGATTCTTATTACTAGAGTATTTGTTGAGAAACACCATTTTTAAGTCGTTTATTTAA
- a CDS encoding TonB-dependent receptor — MKENYLIKSVLITLILMLPLAMAAQTIKGKVTDSSGEGLPYMNVVEKGTSNGTVTDNNGEFSIALKTLPSKLVVSSMGFAAKIVKVTSIKYITISVEEDNSLEEVVVVGSRNPNRTAIDSPVPIDIVDMKELAASSPQVNLNQILNFVAPSFTSNTQTISDGTDHIDPASLRGLGPDQVLVLINGKRRHTSSLININGTFGRGSVGTDLNAIPAASIKRIEVLRDGAAAQYGSDAIAGVINIVLNESVNELALVVTTGANFSKNANGQTGGVDGQTTNISANYGLPIGDKGGFINFTGDFDVREAYNRMKDWEGTIFNLYNTVERFANNDGYDLTKLLDNDVSDVIQYANQAGINLNGATTKTQLQGILSGDNTTAELAARGLESKDFNMRVGQSKVRGGRFFANFKLPLDDNGTELYSFAGLGSRDGNSAGFYRLPNQSRTYTPAYINGFLPEINSTISDKSLAVGIKGKIGEWNVDFSNTYGKNAFNYMIGNTFNASQGNASPTVFDAGGFAFAQNTVNLDLNKFYKNTFQGLGVAFGAEYRLENYEITAGEEASYTQYTAAGEAIKTSTQMPLVDFFDAARPGGSQVFPGFSPSNELSRGRSSIAGYLDLDADFTDAISLNFATRFEDYSDFGSTVNFKLATLIKASENFRIRASFNTGFRAPSLHQINFNSTSTIFDQNGDPQEVGTFSNESRAAQLLGIPQLKEETSTSFSAGFTAKLPDANITLTLDGYIVNIDDRVVYTGQFKGPGTGTELDNLLAQANASAASFFANAIDTESKGVDFVITHKADIGANSRLKTDLSATLSKTEQVGDIKASTVLENAGLVSTYFPEDSRVYLEEAVPRTKLNLTNSFTTGKYNIFLRNVYFGEVTEATTVVANQQVFSSKVVTDLSLGYKATDALTLTIGANNLFDIYPDMAEASYGNRSDGRFDWSRRAQQFGIGGRFLFARVSFNLK, encoded by the coding sequence ATGAAAGAAAATTACTTAATTAAAAGCGTATTAATTACCCTAATTTTAATGCTTCCTTTAGCTATGGCAGCACAAACTATAAAGGGTAAAGTTACAGATTCATCTGGTGAAGGATTGCCATATATGAATGTTGTTGAAAAAGGAACAAGCAACGGAACCGTTACAGACAATAACGGAGAGTTTTCTATAGCTTTAAAAACATTACCTTCTAAATTGGTGGTTTCTTCTATGGGATTTGCTGCTAAAATAGTAAAAGTAACTAGTATTAAGTATATAACAATTTCTGTAGAAGAAGACAATTCTTTAGAAGAAGTAGTTGTTGTTGGTTCTAGAAATCCTAACAGAACAGCCATAGATTCTCCTGTTCCAATAGATATTGTAGATATGAAAGAACTAGCTGCATCTTCACCGCAAGTTAATTTAAATCAAATTTTAAATTTTGTGGCGCCTTCATTTACGTCGAATACACAAACAATTTCTGATGGTACGGATCACATAGATCCAGCTTCATTAAGAGGTTTAGGACCAGATCAGGTTTTGGTATTAATTAATGGTAAAAGAAGACATACTTCTTCTTTAATAAATATTAATGGAACTTTTGGTAGAGGTTCTGTTGGTACAGATTTAAATGCAATACCAGCAGCATCAATTAAAAGAATTGAAGTTTTACGAGATGGAGCAGCAGCACAATATGGTTCTGATGCTATTGCGGGTGTTATTAATATTGTTTTAAATGAAAGCGTAAATGAATTGGCTTTAGTAGTAACTACTGGTGCTAATTTTAGTAAAAATGCCAATGGACAAACTGGAGGTGTAGACGGACAAACCACTAATATTAGTGCTAACTACGGATTGCCTATTGGTGATAAAGGTGGGTTTATTAACTTTACTGGAGATTTTGATGTAAGAGAAGCTTACAACAGAATGAAAGATTGGGAAGGAACTATATTCAATTTATATAATACTGTTGAAAGATTTGCAAATAATGATGGTTATGATTTAACCAAATTATTAGATAATGATGTTAGCGATGTTATACAATATGCAAATCAGGCTGGTATTAATTTAAATGGAGCTACAACAAAGACTCAATTACAAGGTATTTTATCAGGAGATAATACAACTGCAGAATTAGCTGCAAGAGGTTTAGAAAGTAAAGACTTTAACATGAGAGTTGGGCAGTCTAAAGTACGTGGAGGTAGATTTTTTGCCAACTTTAAATTACCTTTAGATGATAATGGTACAGAATTATATTCCTTTGCTGGTTTAGGTTCTAGAGATGGAAACTCTGCTGGTTTTTATAGATTACCAAACCAAAGTAGAACATACACACCTGCATATATTAATGGTTTTTTACCAGAAATTAATTCTACTATTTCAGACAAATCTTTAGCAGTGGGAATTAAAGGTAAAATTGGAGAATGGAATGTAGATTTTTCAAATACGTATGGTAAAAATGCATTCAATTATATGATTGGGAATACATTTAATGCTTCTCAAGGAAATGCTTCTCCAACAGTTTTTGATGCTGGTGGTTTTGCTTTTGCTCAAAATACCGTAAACTTAGATTTAAATAAATTTTATAAAAACACTTTTCAAGGTTTAGGTGTTGCTTTTGGAGCAGAATATCGTTTAGAAAACTATGAGATCACTGCAGGAGAAGAAGCTTCTTATACTCAGTATACAGCAGCAGGTGAAGCTATTAAGACCTCTACGCAAATGCCTTTAGTAGACTTTTTTGATGCGGCAAGACCAGGTGGTTCTCAAGTATTTCCAGGTTTTAGTCCAAGTAATGAGTTGTCTAGAGGTAGAAGTAGTATTGCTGGTTATTTAGATTTAGATGCAGATTTTACTGACGCTATTTCATTAAATTTTGCAACACGTTTTGAAGATTATTCAGATTTTGGTTCTACTGTAAACTTTAAATTAGCAACTTTAATTAAAGCTTCAGAGAATTTTAGAATTAGAGCTTCTTTTAATACTGGTTTTAGAGCACCTTCTTTGCATCAAATAAACTTTAATTCTACCTCAACTATTTTTGACCAAAACGGAGATCCGCAAGAAGTAGGTACTTTTTCAAATGAAAGTAGAGCCGCACAATTATTAGGTATTCCTCAATTAAAAGAAGAAACTTCTACTAGTTTTAGTGCAGGGTTTACAGCAAAATTACCCGATGCTAATATTACTTTAACTTTAGATGGTTATATTGTTAATATTGATGATAGAGTGGTTTACACTGGGCAATTTAAAGGGCCAGGTACAGGAACAGAATTAGATAATTTATTGGCACAGGCAAATGCTTCTGCAGCATCGTTTTTTGCAAATGCAATAGACACAGAATCTAAAGGAGTCGATTTTGTAATTACACATAAAGCAGATATTGGAGCTAACTCTAGATTAAAAACAGATTTATCTGCTACTTTATCTAAAACAGAACAAGTAGGAGATATTAAAGCATCTACAGTTTTAGAAAATGCAGGTTTAGTAAGCACATATTTTCCTGAAGATAGTAGAGTGTATTTAGAAGAAGCGGTGCCAAGAACGAAGTTAAATTTAACAAATAGCTTTACAACGGGTAAGTATAATATCTTCTTAAGAAATGTGTATTTTGGTGAAGTAACAGAGGCAACAACAGTGGTTGCAAACCAACAAGTATTCAGTTCTAAAGTGGTTACAGATTTATCTTTGGGTTATAAAGCAACAGATGCTTTAACGTTAACAATTGGTGCAAATAACTTGTTTGATATTTATCCAGATATGGCAGAAGCTTCTTATGGTAATAGAAGTGATGGTCGTTTCGATTGGTCTAGAAGAGCACAACAATTTGGTATTGGAGGTAGATTCTTATTTGCAAGAGTAAGTTTTAACTTAAAATAA